Proteins from a single region of Sporosarcina sp. P33:
- the queA gene encoding tRNA preQ1(34) S-adenosylmethionine ribosyltransferase-isomerase QueA has product MEVEDFDFNLPEHLIAQTPLLDRTASRLLVMSRDSGEVAHKHFRDLVDELEPGDLLVLNDTKVLPARLIGTKEDTGATIEVLLLKETGNDKWETLVKPAKRIKVGTVVTFGDGLLRAECTAIGEQGGREFTFAYDGIFYELLDQLGQMPLPPYITETLEDQSRYQTVFAKERGSAAAPTAGLHFTDEILSALRAKGVQIAFITLHVGLGTFRPVSVDSIEDHTMHAEYYVMTEETAALVRETKANGGRVIAVGTTSTRTLETIATENHGEVTAASGWTSIFIYPGYEFKAIDGLVTNFHLPKSTLLMLLSAFAGRDHVMRAYEEAVREQYRFFSFGDAMFIRPATRKERD; this is encoded by the coding sequence ATGGAAGTAGAAGATTTTGATTTTAATTTACCTGAACATTTGATTGCCCAGACACCGCTGCTGGATCGGACTGCGAGCCGTTTGCTGGTGATGAGCCGTGACAGCGGGGAAGTAGCGCACAAGCACTTCCGTGACCTGGTCGATGAACTGGAGCCGGGAGATTTATTGGTTTTGAATGATACAAAGGTGCTTCCTGCGCGATTAATCGGTACAAAAGAAGACACCGGGGCAACAATTGAAGTATTATTATTGAAAGAAACAGGGAACGACAAATGGGAAACGCTTGTTAAACCTGCAAAACGCATAAAAGTCGGGACTGTCGTAACATTTGGCGATGGATTGCTGCGGGCGGAATGCACCGCAATCGGTGAGCAGGGCGGACGGGAATTTACATTTGCGTATGACGGGATTTTCTATGAATTGCTTGATCAGCTCGGACAGATGCCGCTTCCTCCGTATATTACCGAAACACTGGAAGATCAGTCCCGTTATCAGACAGTATTCGCAAAAGAACGCGGATCAGCGGCGGCACCGACTGCCGGGCTGCATTTTACAGACGAAATTCTAAGTGCGCTGCGTGCTAAAGGCGTGCAGATTGCCTTCATCACACTGCATGTCGGGCTCGGCACATTCCGTCCGGTCAGTGTAGATTCGATTGAAGACCATACAATGCATGCAGAATACTATGTGATGACAGAAGAAACCGCCGCACTTGTCCGCGAGACGAAAGCGAATGGCGGCCGAGTGATTGCGGTCGGGACCACGTCTACACGGACACTTGAAACGATTGCCACGGAAAATCATGGGGAAGTGACCGCAGCGAGCGGCTGGACTTCGATTTTCATTTACCCGGGCTATGAGTTCAAAGCAATCGACGGTCTGGTGACGAATTTTCATTTGCCGAAATCGACGCTGCTGATGCTGCTGTCCGCGTTTGCGGGACGTGATCATGTCATGCGTGCATACGAAGAAGCAGTGAGGGAGCAATACCGCTTTTTCAGTTTTGGGGATGCGATGTTTATCCGCCCTGCTACAAGAAAGGAACGAGATTAA